From Ndongobacter massiliensis:
CATCCGCTGACCGATAAGGGCATTGCGAACTTCCTCAAGGACTGGGAAAAGTATCAGAAGGGCTTAAAATAAGCTGGCAAACATTCAAGACAAACGAAACGGCAGGAGAACTTTATGAAAAGATTTTCAGGAAAAGTGGCGGTAGTCACGGGTGCAAGCTCCGGCATGGGGCGGGACATCGCCCGCGGTCTTTGTGAAGAGGGGGCCATCGTCGTTGCGGTGGCGCGCCGCCAGAACCGCCTCGAGGAACTGGCAGAAAAATGCAAGGATATGGAAGGAAAGATTCTCCCCTACGTGGCGGATCTGATGAATGATGAAGAAAATCGGAAGATGGTCGACTACGCTGTTGAGCAGGGTGGAAAAATCGATATTCTCATCAACAATGCCGGCATGATGGATGAAATGAAGCCGGTTGGCGAAGTGGACGAAGATTTGTATCACCGGGTCATGACGCTCAATGCCAAAAGCCCCATGTTGGCGATGCAGCGTGCCGTTCAGGTGATGAAAGAGCAGGAAACGGGCGGCGTTATTCTGAACATCGCTTCCATCGGCGGAACGAACGGCTGCAAAGCCGGCGCCGTCTACACGATGTCCAAGCACGCGCTAGTCGGTCTGACGCAGAATACCGCATTTATGTATGCCG
This genomic window contains:
- a CDS encoding SDR family oxidoreductase — protein: MKRFSGKVAVVTGASSGMGRDIARGLCEEGAIVVAVARRQNRLEELAEKCKDMEGKILPYVADLMNDEENRKMVDYAVEQGGKIDILINNAGMMDEMKPVGEVDEDLYHRVMTLNAKSPMLAMQRAVQVMKEQETGGVILNIASIGGTNGCKAGAVYTMSKHALVGLTQNTAFMYAGKNIRCNAICPGGVKTEVGVNMKAPSQLGIARVMAGVDTSIRQAEVEEITGLALFVVSDAASFVNGSIITADGGVTSC